The following are from one region of the Quercus robur chromosome 1, dhQueRobu3.1, whole genome shotgun sequence genome:
- the LOC126728541 gene encoding uncharacterized protein LOC126728541 isoform X1, with protein sequence MCGCGTNQERLQKNISYDLALKRQWNQCILCLLLKLTMKQGKSIIAKRIGAARIKRYEGVAGKNSGTEVMGSWQKPNSENHTWNMKQETSAMNSKVARCSIPNNDRGSVFPEQRVEPCHLSSSLYYGGQDVYSQYPSTQNSESFPLFKADGGEDDLNGNNANSASRGNWWQGSLYY encoded by the exons TTTCTTATGATTTAGCTTTAAAGAGACAGTGGAATCAATGTATACTCTGTTTGCTCTTAAAACTCACGATGAAGCAAGGTAAAAGTATAATAGCAAAGAGGATTGGTGCAGCGAGGATCAAACGGTATGAAGGA GTGGCTGGGAAGAACTCAGGCACTGAGGTAATGGGATCTTGGCAGAAACCAAATTCAGAAAATCACACATGGAACATGAAACAAGAAACTTCAG CTATGAATAGCAAGGTTGCACGCTGTAGCATACCCAACAATGACAGGGGTTCAGTTTTCCCGGAACAAAGAGTGGAACCTTGTCATCTAAGTTCATCTCTTTATTATGGTGGGCAAGACGTCTACTCCCAGTACCCGAGTACCCAAAACTCTGAATCATTCCCTCTA TTCAAGGCAGATGGGGGAGAAGATGATCTGAATGGAAACAATGCAAACAGTGCATCTCGAGGAAATTGGTGGCAAG GTTCACTTTATTATTAG